The following nucleotide sequence is from Sander vitreus isolate 19-12246 chromosome 11, sanVit1, whole genome shotgun sequence.
tatcacatttttgttgacatgaagccctacaaaagtcatcaaaagagttccttagccatcatagaatttagcaaatcaagaaaaacaatgatacatttgttttaacaacaacctgttttacAGCCTGCATATGGAAactctgcttctgggggaatttctgatTCTCagagtcggcaaatctgccaaattcagCTTTGAATGTCAGGTAATTGCAGTTTCaaaaacactttcctgtgtttttgttttggcgcacaactagacGGGCCAAAATCTATTGTGAACCCAAATTGATATACGGGCCGGATGTAAATCTGCAacgggccggatttggcccgcaggccttgagtttgacacatgtggtcTAAAAGCTCTCAGCCCTATATGTGAAACTACAGAGCTAAAGACTCAGTTTGCCAGACCGCAGGTGAAATGAGTGGGCCTATCTGTCGTCCTCGGCTCGGCGTTTTTTCGCTCCGTCAGCCGAACAGCTCTCTCTCCGTGATCCGGCGCTAAGCAGCGTCGATGCTCCGTTGACAGTTCACTTGtagacatttaaatgaatgctGACAAAACAGTAGCACAACTTGATGGGGGGGAAAAGGACATTCAGAAGCACATGTCTCTCTTCCAAAACTGACTGTCTCCCAGTCTGTCCTCAACTTCCACTTCCTAAACTTGACGCAGGTAAGCCACACCcacctcagcctggcaaccaataGGAAAAATTGTGCCGTGACAGTTGTATGATATTTATATAATGTCTTAAGTTTTTGTTCTATCAGCAGGACGCACTCAGCTCAAATCAAGTGTTCAGAGCTATAGTTCACTGTAGTCTGAGCTGTGGTCTGTTGCATTAAAACTCCCGCATAAAGAACTGAGGGAGCATTGCTGCCTGATAACAGAGCACTAAATGAATGGGTCTTGTTATTCCATGTCACAATCCTCACGTGTAATTATAATGATCCTAATCATGCATCATTTATTGTCTCCTCAGTCTGTTTGATGCCATCTACTCCTTGTTGAAGAATAAGATTCACCGGCTGCCGATCATCGACCCAACATCAGGAAATGTCCTCCATATcctcacacacaaacgcatCCTCAAGTTCCTCCATATATTTGTAAGACTTCTTCTTCCCTTTGTAATGAACATTTGTCCACATCTTTTTACTTACTGatcaacaaaacacatttaaaaccaaccaaccaaccatttAAAACACAGAATTCTGAAAATTCCTACAAATAAGAATAGAAAAGAATGGGAGACAGCCTCCATCTGTTCCCGAGAGGAAGAGGAtttcactttcaaaataaaagacatagtTTCTTTTTATTCTGATTGGATAGGAAGAAATAGATATGGAAAACTATTGGATTTCTGTAAAactcttttcattttcattcatttggttTCATTTTTAGAACTTGTATACTAGTTTTCTTTCTTCCCCTTCCCTCCAGGGATCTATGATTCCTAAACCCAGATTTCTTCAGAAGCGGATCAATGAAGTGGCAATCGGTACCTTCAAACAGATTGCGACAGTCCAGGAAACGGCCTCTGTCTATGACGCTCTGTCCATTTTTGTAGAGAGAAGAGTGTCTGCGCTGCCTGTAGTCAATGAGCAAGGTAGTCTAACATCATGCTGGCATttggttgttaaaaaaaaagagtcattttgtttgtttttatgtattagAATCATAGTTTAGTTTCAATCGAAAAACACTTTGGATCCATTGCATTACTACATTACAGTACTGAAATGAATGCTTGATGTTCAGGCCAGCTGTCAATAATCAACAGTCAGCCAGACTCGCTTGTGATTTCTTTCCaatattgattttcttttatgcATAATACGTTTTGAGTTGTTGTTGAGTTTATTCTGTGGTCTGTtcatctctctgtgtctcctctGCAGGTAAAGTCGTGGCGCTGTACTCCAGGTTTGATGTCATTGTAAGTTAGTTTCACAAATCCTTTAGTCTTGTGATTCGTTTCATTAGTTTTAtaattgttgttttcttttgcaacaCAGGAGTACTAGTGAAAAAGTGAAAGACATAACAGTTCTGTCAACAGTAAATTAACTGTGAGCCAGAATGTTGTTTTAGCAACCAAAAGGCTAGCTTCAGTCAGGACTACTGTgattgaaaaacaaatacatttaattatatatttaatataataattcaATTAAACATAATTTAGCTTAGAGTTACAGTCACAGAATAGCTGTGATGCATGTCAACATTAAATCTGACAAAACAGGACGTATACAACATTGTCAATTAAACTGCTCTGGAtcgctttgttttctttttttttatctctctaTCATTCAGAATCTCGCAGCccagaaaaactacaacaaccTGAACATGACAATGCAGGAAGCCATTTCCTCCAGGGCCTGCTTTATGGAAGGAGTCCTCAAGTGTTACCCTTACGAGACACTTGAGACCATCATCGACCGCATCGCCAAGGCTGAGGTATCACACATGCATCAACAGTCTGACTGACTTTTCtgtattaaagcaacaccaaagattcttttgtaccttaaaataatgtttttcaaaatcgtttcagtggttcatcaactggtagcagggtgaacggcacttctgcattcgctttgcggccctctatctgctataaccgcactatgcaagtttgccagatcgggtagcggatctgtagttccaatgagacataatgagacattacgacagcggtaatggacaattccacttccaacctgtagggggaccgaagaggaaaagtgctttggtgttgttttaaatgtaggaTGAATAATGTTCACATGTTGATTGATGTAGAGTAAGGTAAAGGTAAAAAGTAGTTAAATACTTTACAAATATCTCTTTTAGGTACATTTTGAACAGATAGacaaatgtgcgattaattggcgattaatcgtgattaactatttTAATCGTCCCTTTTGTTAGATTAGGATTAatgaaattctgccggatgtccctcattttcggccagatgtccgtcaccttccgctgtctttgtgttggcattctaaactccggtggatttctgaggactatggttaactgcccctcagatctctgcagggtaaatccagacagctagctagactatctgtccaatcggagttttcttttttccaccaaaacaagttccttcccgaggctattctGCAGAGGCACTGTCATTGTGTCCGGCGCTAAGCGCCAACCCAAGACGATTGCCTGTGATTgccttaaagaaatgccaataaaccagagcacttttttttcctatcctggaattctgtgtggactcgccagaccttcctccgcagcgctgtggaggaaggtctggcaatgcaagactaagaTTAAGAGGATGTAAGTGAATTTGATGAATTAGACCTCtacaatgcaaacacacacctcCTACTATGATATTGCTCTGCTAGCTATATGACCCACAAACTAACGGTCAAGTGTGGGTTTATATGATGGGTGAGGTTAGTTGGCCGCCCACCATGACGTTTGATTGGATACATTCATGTAACTGCCGCAGAGTTAAGTTCAGTAATCAGAAAGTCACCagaaatatttttacattttacagaaagagaaaagagggatACAAAAGTACTATTAGAACTATTAGTATTATTAGAACTTTTCTTTAAATCTCTCTGTTAGACGTCACGGTTGGCTTTTCCATGAGATGTTTAGAACAGTAACCTTAACAGCAGGGCTGTAGCACTTAAGTCCGGACTCGAGACGTTTTTCTATTGTCTCAGACTAGCCTCGGACTCAGCCATTGGACTGGCCAAATATTGTAGTTGGTCTTgaccgagtccagcactatatgttttttttctaaagtaacttcctcctttaAAACAAAAGCATTGATGATGCGCActtgttcagaaaacaggtattagtttaattcaaaatccatctagaagTGCATTGGCATTCTTTGCCTGGTAAAAGCCTGGCTGTGTCATATACCTCATCATCAGGCATTAATCATTTTCaggattctttcttttttctgtctcggccatgactgtctctcatttggactcggtcttgacttggacttgaatcTCTTtagactcggtcttgactctggtttgactagtcctggtcttggacgtGTCTTGGACttgacaaaggtggacttgactacagccctgcttaACAGTTTTTTGTTTATCTTTCTTTGTACTTTTCTTTCTCACCTCCAATACCTGACGCAAGTTGTTAGTGATAGTGAATATTTTACTTTATAGGCTTTAGAAGGATAATAACCAAATCCTTTTCCTCGCAGGTGCATCGTTTGGTGTTGGTTGACAGTGATGACGCGGTGAGAGGGATTGTCTCTCTATCTGACCTTCTCCAAGCCCTGGTTCTCACTCCTGCAGGTATTGATGCACTGTACTCCTAATGCCAATCCTTCAATTCATCCCTTCTTTTCCTCAATCCTTGGTTATCTGTCCGTCTACCTTCAAATCCTCGAAGCTTCCTGCTCCTTCTGTTGATCTGTGCTCCTTTTCCTGTAAAAAaactcttcttcatcttcaacTTTTCGTCCTGCTAAAGACATTAAGGGTCTTTCTTCTCTTCCTGTGAAGTTTTCTGATGTCAGAGTTACATCTCTGTCAATTGCCTCCTTCCCTGAAATCTCCTGATCCTTTCAAGCATACTTACCATGACCGTCTCTTTCTGCTCCTTCAAAATTCTCATCTTCATTGGGGACAAATATCCTTACATTTCTTATAAAACTCATTTGAAGCATTAAACTAAATGTTTCCAGAATTTGCTCTGGTACACCCTGCACct
It contains:
- the prkag3b gene encoding 5'-AMP-activated protein kinase subunit gamma-3b; translated protein: MEPLAEAPLFKLDQEEDAEEDVLSMKVKGGCTYAADAFAPSANTDPETFIYMNFMKSHCCYDAIPTSSKLVIFDTTLQVKKAFFALVANGVRAAPLWDSKRKCFVGMLTITDFINILHRYYKSPLVQIYELEEQKIETWREIYLQYSVNRLISITPDCSLFDAIYSLLKNKIHRLPIIDPTSGNVLHILTHKRILKFLHIFGSMIPKPRFLQKRINEVAIGTFKQIATVQETASVYDALSIFVERRVSALPVVNEQGKVVALYSRFDVINLAAQKNYNNLNMTMQEAISSRACFMEGVLKCYPYETLETIIDRIAKAEVHRLVLVDSDDAVRGIVSLSDLLQALVLTPADIYEGSSCQD